A single Ziziphus jujuba cultivar Dongzao chromosome 11, ASM3175591v1 DNA region contains:
- the LOC107432215 gene encoding zinc finger A20 and AN1 domain-containing stress-associated protein 4, whose product MAEEHRCQAPEGHRLCANNCGFFGSSATMNLCSKCYRDFRLKEEQQASIKSTVENSLSASPSLSSSPSPAEIESFSACHPDPPQAVVQPEIATDMRTPDVAVVQPNRCSVCRKRVGFMGFRCRCEITFCGVHRYPEKHGCTFDFKTIGREEIARANPVVKGEKLEKI is encoded by the coding sequence ATGGCCGAAGAGCACCGATGTCAAGCGCCGGAGGGTCACCGACTCTGCGCCAACAACTGTGGGTTCTTTGGGAGTTCCGCGACCATGAATCTCTGTTCCAAATGTTACAGAGATTTCCGTCTCAAAGAGGAACAACAAGCCTCTATCAAATCCACCGTCGAAAACTCTCTCTCAGCTTCTCCGTCTCTCTCCTCCTCACCTTCGCCCGCGGAAATCGAATCTTTCTCTGCTTGCCACCCCGATCCTCCCCAGGCCGTGGTCCAGCCGGAGATCGCGACAGACATGCGAACTCCGGACGTGGCGGTCGTACAACCGAATCGGTGTTCGGTGTGCAGGAAACGGGTCGGGTTCATGGGGTTCAGGTGCAGGTGTGAGATCACGTTCTGTGGGGTCCACAGGTACCCGGAGAAGCACGGGTGCACGTTCGATTTCAAGACGATCGGAAGAGAAGAGATAGCGAGGGCCAATCCGGTGGTCAAAGGCGAGAAGCTGGAGAAGATTTAA
- the LOC107432214 gene encoding purple acid phosphatase 22 — translation MEKFIQRVISIFITIFLFLHLLQAKHYDIDRQPPRKLIFTPHKRSDSDPQQVHISLVGKDHMRVSWITEAKHVSSNVEYGKVPGKYNAKATGEHTSYHYFLYSSGMIHHVTIGPLEPSTTYFYRCGGSGPEFSFKTPPPQFPIEFAVVGDLGQTEWTSSTLSHVESRDYDVLLLPGDLSYADTQQPLWDSFGRLVEPYASQRPWMVTEGNHEIETFPIIYPHGFKAYNARWLMPYAESGSTSNLYYSFEVAGTHVVMLGSYTDFDADSDQYRWLEADLAKVDRNKTPWIVVLLHAPWYNTNTAHQGEGEDMRKAMEELLYKARVDVVFAGHVHAYERFTRIFNEKADPCGPIHVTIGDGGNREGLALMFKTPASPLSLYREPTFGHGRLRVVNQTHAYWSWHRNNDSNAVVADEVWLQSLSTSKSCRAGFDHHTSSFLNDEL, via the exons ATGGAGAAGTTTATCCAAAGAGTTATCTCTATTTTCATAACAATCTTCCTCTTCCTTCATCTCCTACAAGCAAAACATTACGATATCGATCGACAACCACCTCGCAAATTGATTTTCACTCCCCACAAGCGTTCTGACTCCGACCCTCAACAG GTTCATATTTCTCTGGTGGGAAAAGATCATATGAGAGTTTCATGGATTACCGAAGCTAAACATGTGTCATCAAATGTAGAATATGGGAAAGTACCTGGGAAATACAACGCAAAGGCCACCGGAGAACACACATCGTACCATTATTTCCTTTATTCCTCTGGCATGATCCACCATGTTACCATTGGACCCCTGGAACCCAGCACCACTTACTTTTATAGGTGTGGAGGTTCAGGCCCTGAGTTCTCTTTCAAAACACCCCCTCCACAGTTTCCCATTGAATTTGCAGTGGTTG GAGACTTAGGCCAAACAGAGTGGACATCATCAACCTTATCTCATGTGGAAAGCAGAGACTACGACGTTTTGCTTTTGCCAGGCGATCTATCATACGCCGATACTCAGCAACCACTTTGGGACTCGTTCGGACGCCTGGTTGAGCCGTACGCCAGCCAACGCCCTTGGATGGTTACCGAAGGTAACCACGAGATCGAGACCTTCCCTATCATCTATCCCCACGGCTTCAAAGCCTACAATGCCCGATGGCTAATGCCTTACGCTGAAAGTGGGTCCACCTCGAACTTGTATTACTCTTTCGAAGTTGCTGGGACCCACGTCGTCATGCTAGGCTCCTACACCGATTTCGATGCCGATTCCGATCAGTACAGGTGGCTGGAAGCCGATTTGGCCAAGGTTGACAGGAATAAGACGCCGTGGATCGTCGTGCTTCTCCACGCGCCGTGGTATAATACGAATACGGCTCATCAAGGGGAAGGTGAAGATATGAGAAAGGCTATGGAAGAGCTGCTGTACAAGGCTCGGGTCGATGTGGTTTTTGCTGGTCATGTTCATGCCTATGAACGTTTT ACTAGGATTTTTAATGAGAAAGCTGATCCCTGTGGTCCTATCCATGTGACAATTGGTGATGGTGGGAACCGAGAAGGACTTGCCCTCAT GTTCAAAACCCCTGCTTCTCCTCTGTCGTTGTACCGAGAGCCGACTTTTGGACACGGACGGCTAAGAGTGGTAAACCAAACACACGCATATTGGTCATGGCACCGCAACAACGATTCCAATGCAGTGGTGGCGGACGAGGTCTGGTTACAAAGTTTAAGTACCTCCAAATCATGCAGAGCAGGTTTTGATCATCACACATCATCATTCCTCAACGATGAACTATGA